The Desulfuromonadales bacterium genome includes the window CAAAAACCGCTACCGCCGCCGTCAGGGCCGCTGCGGCGAGCAGCAGGCCCCGGCTGCGGCGGGGGACGATGAGCAGCCCGGCGGCCAGGGCGAAAAGGGCGCTCAAGGCCGGCAGCCGCCCGGGGGGAAAGCATTCGAGCAGCAGGATGGCGGCCAGCCCGCCCAGGCCGGAACCGAGCAGGTTGGCGAAGTAGAAGGAGCCGATCCGCTCGACCTCCCGCACGAAGACCAGGCCGATGGCGAGGGCGGCGAGAAAGAAGGGGAGGGCGACCAGGAGATTGCCGAGCAGCAGCCGCCAGAATTGCCCTGGGTCGGCAAAGAGCAGGAAGGAGTCGAAGCCGCCGAAGACCACCTGGCTCAGGCTGCCCACGGCCGCCATGACGGCGGCGCTGCCGAACATGAGCAGCGGCAGCAGCCCCTCACTGTGCGCGAGCAGTCGGCTGCGGGCCAGGGCAAGCACGCTGCCGGCGGCGCCGAAGCCGAGCAGCGCCACCGAGATGACCATGTAGGCGAAGTGGTGCCACTGGGTGATGGAGAGGATCTGCATCAGCATCAGCTGCAGGGTGATGACGGCCACCGACAGAAGCGCCACCGCCAGGTGCAGCCGGGGGAGAGGCCGGCTCACTCGGCTCTCCGGAAGGGGACGAAGCGCACCGGCATCAGGCTGCGGGTGGTGATCTCGCTCCCGCGCTTCTCGATCAGCATGAGGGTCTGGACGAAGAAGGGGGTGCCGACCGGGATGACCATCCGGCCGCCGTCTTTGAGCTGAGCCAGCAGGGGCGGCGGAATGAACTCGGCGGCGGCGGTGACGACAATGGCGTCGAAGGGGGCGTGCTCCGCCCAGCCGAAGTAGCCGTCCCCGGCTCTCACCCGAACGGTCTCGAAGCCCAGGCGGCGCAGGCGTTCGGCGGCGCTTTCGGCCAACTGCGGGATGATTTCGATGCTGTACACCTCGGCGCCGGTAGCGGCCAGCACCGCCGCCTGGTAGCCCGAACCGGTGCCGACCTCCAGGATGCGCCGGCCCGGTCCCGGGGCGACGATTTCAGTCATGTAGCCGACCATGAAGGGCTGGGAGATGGTCTGGCCGTAGCCGATGGGGAGCGGCCGGTCGGCGTAGGCCTCGTGGGCAAGGGACTCGGCGACGAAGTGGTGGCGGGGGACTCGGCGCATCGCCTGCAGGGTTGCCGGGTCGGAGATGTCGCGTCGCTCCAGTTGGGTGCGGACCATCTGCTCACGTGCCTGCCGGAACTCGGCGGGCTCCTCAGCGGCGAGGGCGGCGCAGGGGGACAGAAATATGAGAAGGAGCGCCGACACGAGCAGAAGCATCCGCCCCATCCTGCCGGTTAATGATGTTTGCCTGCTGGGGTACACTCTCATGGTGATGACCTGCTGGTTGATTCCGGCCCGGTGCCGTGGCCGGAGAATCTACTTCAAAAAGTTCGGCTTAAGTTTTTGAAATTGCATTCTTTACCACAGGGGTCACCGAGAGAATAAACCAAGAACACAGGGATTTGCGGCGATGGATTTTTCTCGGTGGACTCCGGGTTCTCTCTGTGTCCTCTGTGGTGAAGGTATCTTTATTTTCATGATTTTCGGGTGGGTCGCAGACCCGTGTGGAGCTATTTCCCATTATACTATGCAGTGTGGAAATGGCAGAAAATGCAGGCCATCAGAGCCCGACGGGCGGGCTCTTGCCGTCTGGGCGGCCAAAGAAACGGCCGTGCAAAACGGTTGCCGCCCTCTCCCCCCTGTGATAGGCTATAGCCGCCTTTTCTGCACCAGATCCCCACTCGAAAGAACACTGCCCGGTGAAGAAAGACCGCCTCGATAAATTGCTGGTGGAACGTGGTCTGGTGCCGTCCCGGGAGAGGGCGCGGGCCCTGATTCTGGCCGGCAAGGTGGTGGTCGACGACCACGCCGTCGACAAGGCCGGTGCCCAGGTCGCGGCCGACGCGGCGATTCGTCTCAAGGGAGAAGACATTCCCTACGTCTCCCGTGGCGGCCTCAAACTGGAAAAAGCTCTGGACGAATTCGCCATCGAGGTGGCCGGACGGGTCGCCGTCGATGTCGGTGCCTCGACGGGAGGCTTCACCGATTGCCTGCTGCAGCGCGGCGCCGCCAGGGTCTATGCCGTCGACGTCGGCTACGGACAGCTGGCATGGAAGCTGCGCGAAGATCCGCGGGTGGTGAATCTGGAGCGGACCAACATCCGTGAGCTGACGGCCGAACAGCTCGGCGAGCGGCCGTCGCTGGCGGCCATCGACGCCTCCTTCATCTCCCTCGACAAGGTCCTGCCGTCCACTCTCGACCTGCTGACCGCCGATGCCGAGGTGGTTGCCCTGATCAAGCCCCAGTTCGAGGTGGGCAGGGGAGAGGTGGGGAAGGGGGGCGTGGTCCGCGATGCCCGCAAGCATGCCCAGGTAGTGGAAAAAGTGACGGAAACCGCCCGGACCCTGGGCTGCCGTGTCCTGGGGGTGACCGAGAGCCCTATTCTCGGGCCGAAGGGCAACCGCGAGTTTCTCATCCATCTGCGCAAAGGGGCCGACGCATGAACCAGGTCTTCTTCATCGGCGCCGGGCCGGGCGACCCGCAACTGCTCACGCTCAAGGG containing:
- a CDS encoding protein-L-isoaspartate(D-aspartate) O-methyltransferase — translated: MLLLVSALLLIFLSPCAALAAEEPAEFRQAREQMVRTQLERRDISDPATLQAMRRVPRHHFVAESLAHEAYADRPLPIGYGQTISQPFMVGYMTEIVAPGPGRRILEVGTGSGYQAAVLAATGAEVYSIEIIPQLAESAAERLRRLGFETVRVRAGDGYFGWAEHAPFDAIVVTAAAEFIPPPLLAQLKDGGRMVIPVGTPFFVQTLMLIEKRGSEITTRSLMPVRFVPFRRAE
- a CDS encoding TlyA family RNA methyltransferase encodes the protein MKKDRLDKLLVERGLVPSRERARALILAGKVVVDDHAVDKAGAQVAADAAIRLKGEDIPYVSRGGLKLEKALDEFAIEVAGRVAVDVGASTGGFTDCLLQRGAARVYAVDVGYGQLAWKLREDPRVVNLERTNIRELTAEQLGERPSLAAIDASFISLDKVLPSTLDLLTADAEVVALIKPQFEVGRGEVGKGGVVRDARKHAQVVEKVTETARTLGCRVLGVTESPILGPKGNREFLIHLRKGADA